From the Psilocybe cubensis strain MGC-MH-2018 chromosome 9, whole genome shotgun sequence genome, one window contains:
- a CDS encoding Dehydrogenase aclE, with translation MTSSDSSNQKIRVGFIGLSASSGWAAGNLAPALLHPSLRDRFDLVAVSTTTDTSAAASAAKYSKEVGHDIKAYSGDTSRIAADPDIDLVAVSVKAPNHLQAVLPVIEAGKNFFLEWPAGASTRETEMIAEAARRNGVRSIIGLQGRHAVVIRKLREILASGVIGTVRSTNVITHNPRELGYYAPFAREVYAYSLDPKNGCSLLAIPIAHQLDTLVDVLGEFASVSATEATMYPTITFVDEAGKPTDKTIPSRQPDHYAITGILKTGVLANILWRSGYASSEGRRQFIWEIEGEEGSIILQSKEKTGAFPGFTESELYLNGQKVEFETPGNVFESCRQAWQEYADGTERYVTIDDAVKHHRLIDAIETSAKEGRRIVL, from the exons ATGACTTCCTCAGATTCTTCGAATCAAAAGATTAGAGTGGGATTTATAGGACTCTCTGCGTCTTCTGGATGGGCAGCAGGAAACTTAGCCCCGGCCCTACTTCACCCCTCACTTCGAGACCGCTTCGACCTCGTAGCGGTATCTACAACCACCGATacatcagcagcagcgtcAGCCGCAAAGTACTCCAAGGAAGTAGGACACGACATCAAAGCGTATTCCGGGGACACATCGAGAATCGCGGCTGATCCGGATATTGACTTGGTCGCTGTGTCGGTGAAGGCGCCGAATCATCTGCAAGCTGTGTTGCCTGTTATTGAGGCGGGGAAGAATTTTTTCTTGGAGTGGCCTGCGGGGGCTTCGACGAGGGAGACGGAGATGATTGCGGAGGCTGCGCGTAGGAATGGAGTTAGGTCGATTATTGGGCTTCAAGGCAGGCACGCTGTTGTTATTCGAAAG CTTAGGGAAATATTGGCGTCTGGAGTGATTGGTACTGTTCGGTCTACAAACGTC ATTACGCACAACCCTCGAGAGCTCGGGTATTATGCTCCTTTTGCGAGAGAGGTCTATGCGTATAGTCTGGACCCAAAAAATG GATGTTCTCTACTCGCTATTCCCATTGCGCACCAGCTAGACACGCTCGTAGACGTGCTTGGGGAATTTGCGAGCGTCTCAGCAACTGAGGCGACGATGTATCCAACCATCACGTTCGTCGATGAGGCAGGAAAGCCTACAGACAAAACGATCCCATCGCGACAACCTGATCACTATGCCATCACCGGTATTTTAAAGACTGGGGTGCTGGCAAACATACTCTGGCGCAGTGGATACGCTTCGAGTGAAGGCCGAAGGCAGTTTATTTGGGAGAttgaaggcgaagaaggcAGTATTATACTGCAATCTAAGGAAAAGACGGGAGCGTTCCCTGGGTTTACAGAGTCTGAATTGTACCTTAATGGCCAGAAGGTAGAGTTTGAGACGCCGGGGAATGTGTTTGAAAGTTGTCGTCAGGCGTGGCAGGAATACGCGGATGGTACGGAGCGCTATGTTACCATTGACGATGCGGTTAAACACCATCGGCTTATTGATGCTATTGAGACAAGCGCGAAAGAAGGGAGGCGTATTGTACTTTGA